Proteins encoded by one window of Perca fluviatilis chromosome 13, GENO_Pfluv_1.0, whole genome shotgun sequence:
- the LOC120570932 gene encoding LIM/homeobox protein Awh-like → MSPDARALEDLLYAGDLGDEGEGAGPGSRGPAGTEESAAADNEPMTCAGCGEQVCDRFFLLAAGCVWHGVCLRCSQCHCELQTHPSLYWRDGHIYCQEDYCRMFGGGQCARCFQPIPASALVMRSGDLTFHPHCFSCQECDVALIPGNLYCMQGQNLYCQSHYHVDDLQPKPGLKEALNQVSGEGEESVSSPEPRLDDRATGGRSRRRSKRIRTCFRSEQLRALESYFAQKHNPDGKDWNCLAHKTGLPKRVLQVWFQNARAKLRRSLTADDSQVNSPSAPQGGVTVATGSPSPSCSPADQSQPFSSNTSTIDQLQLALLTAPLTPPLASPAASQSLQLRSPAFFLDYDSQSAPGCISSLEAFEDFGEPGGGAEGDVDSDSSYRPHYC, encoded by the exons ATGTCGCCAGACGCCCGAGCCCTGGAGGACCTGCTGTACGCCGGTGACCTTGGTGACGAGGGGGAGGGGGCGGGGCCAGGCAGCCGAGGCCCAGCGGGGACGGAGGAAAGTGCTGCTGCAGACAAT GAGCCAATGACGTGTGCCGGCTGCGGCGAGCAGGTGTGCGACCGCTTCTTCCTATTGGCTGCCGGCTGCGTGTGGCACGGTGTGTGCCTCCGCTGCAGCCAGTGTCACTGCGAGCTGCAGACGCACCCCTCGCTTTACTGGAGAGACGGACACATCTACTGCCAGGAAGACTACTGCAG GATGTTTGGCGGCGGTCAGTGCGCTCGCTGCTTCCAGCCAATCCCAGCCTCCGCTTTGGTCATGAGGTCTGGAGATCTGACCTTCCACCCTCACTGCTTCTCCTGCCAG GAGTGTGATGTGGCATTAATACCAGGGAACCTGTACTGCATGCAGGGCCAGAACCTCTACTGTCAGTCCCATTATCATGTTGACGATCTCCAGCCTAAACCCGGTCTGAAAGAAg CTCTGAATCAGGTCTCAGGTGAAGGGGAGGAGTCGGTCAGCAGTCCTGAGCCACGATTGGACGACAGGGCGACAGGCGGGCGGAGCCGCAGGCGGTCCAAGCGAATTAGGACGTGTTTCCGCAGCGAGCAGCTCAGAGCGCTGGAGTCGTATTTCGCTCAGAAACACAACCCCGACGGTAAAGACTGGAACTGCCTCGCGCACAAGACCGGCCTGCCCAAGAGAGTCCTGCAG gtGTGGTTTCAAAACGCTCGGGCCAAACTGAGACGCTCCCTCACCGCCGATGACTCTCAGGTCAATTCGCCCTCCGCTCCCCAGGGAGGCGTAACCGTGGCGACTGGCTCCCCATCCCCATCCTGCTCCCCGGCCGACCAATCACAGCCCTTCTCTTCTAACACCAGCACCATCGACCAGCTGCAGCTCGCTCTGCTCACCGCCCCGCTCACCCCACCGCTGGCGAGCCCGGCCGCCAGCCAGTCGCTTCAGCTGCGAAGCCCCGCCTTCTTCCTGGACTACGACTCCCAGAGTGCACCAGGGTGCATCTCCTCTCTGGAGGCCTTCGAGGACTTCGGAGAGCCAGGAGGAGGAGCGGAGGGAGATGTTGATTCTGATAGTTCTTATAGACCGCATTACTGCTGA